One region of Girardinichthys multiradiatus isolate DD_20200921_A chromosome 1, DD_fGirMul_XY1, whole genome shotgun sequence genomic DNA includes:
- the rimkla gene encoding beta-citrylglutamate synthase B produces MCSRVWFVTDRRISQEYPQVQILRALKERCADEDVEFRYLLMDQIVLTISQGQLGLRVEQEMVTSYPQVVVVRVPTPWVQSDSDITVLRHLEKMGCRLINRPQAILNCVNKFWTFQELAGHGVPLPDTYSYGGHDNFRKMIDEAEPLGYPVVVKNARGHRGKAVFLARDKHHLTDLCHLIRHETPYLFQEYVKESHGRDVRVVLVGGRVIGSMLRCSTDGRMQSNCSLGGVGMMCPLSEQGKQLAIEVSNILGMDVCGVDLLQLNDGSFVVCEANANVGFIAFDQACGIDVAGIIADFALSTLPSRLTRKMSLLSVVSSTSETSSEPEVCIVNMGGGSLPEAVCNMSVGSSSSESDPELAEPSQSSPRHSSASALSDLPGLPDAAYNFNTLLANEIKLLTE; encoded by the exons ATGTGTTCTCGGGTCTGGTTCGTGACCGACCGGCGTATCAGCCAGGAGTACCCTCAGGTCCAGATCCTCCGGGCTCTGAAGGAGCGCTGTGCCGACGAGGATGTTGAATTCCGCTACCTCCTCATGGATCAGATCGTGCTAACGATCAGCCAAGGGCAGCTAG GTCTGCGAGTGGAACAGGAAATGGTAACATCTTATCCTCAGGTGGTGGTTGTGCGGGTCCCCACGCCCTGGGTTCAGTCTGACAGTGACATTACCGTGCTACGCCACCTGGAGAAGATGGGCTGCCGGCTGATCAACCGACCCCAGGCCATACTCAACTGTGTCAACAAATTTTGGACCTTTCAGGAACTAGCCGGCCATGGGGTCCCTCTTCCTGACACCTATTCTTACG GGGGGCACGACAACTTCCGTAAGATGATCGATGAGGCCGAGCCGCTAGGATACCCGGTGGTGGTGAAGAATGCACGTGGCCACAGAG GCAAGGCTGTGTTCCTGGCACGCGACAAACACCACCTGACAGATCTGTGTCACTTGATTCGCCATGAAACGCCCTACCTGTTTCAGGAATATGTGAAGGAGTCTCACGGTCGTGACGTGCGGGTGGTCCTGGTGGGCGGCCGTGTTATCGGCTCCATGCTACGCTGCTCCACCGATGGACGCATGCAGAGCAACTGCTCCCTGG GTGGTGTGGGGATGATGTGCCCCCTGAGTGAGCAGGGCAAGCAGCTTGCCATCGAAGTGTCCAACATCCTGGGCATGGATGTGTGCGGCGTCGACCTCCTGCAGCTCAACGACGGCTCGTTTGTGGTTTGCGAGGCTAATGCCAACGTGGGCTTCATTGCCTTCGACCAGGCCTGCGGGATTGATGTGGCGGGGATTATAGCTGACTTTGCTCTTTCGACGCTCCCCAGCCGCCTGACTCGGAAGATGTCCCTACTGTCTGTCGTGTCCAGCACCAGCGAGACCAGCAGCGAGCCCGAGGTGTGCATCGTGAACATGGGCGGCGGCTCCCTGCCCGAGGCCGTCTGCAACATGAGCGTAGGTTCTTCCTCGAGCGAGAGCGACCCAGAGCTGGCCGAGCCATCGCAGTCGTCGCCCCGCCACTCCTCGGCCTCCGCCCTGTCCGACCTCCCCGGCCTGCCTGACGCAGCTTACAACTTTAACACCCTCCTGGCCAATGAAATCAAGCTATTGACTGAGTGA